Proteins from a genomic interval of Chelonoidis abingdonii isolate Lonesome George chromosome 7, CheloAbing_2.0, whole genome shotgun sequence:
- the F12 gene encoding coagulation factor XII, which produces MMSLLLLLVLLLSPWATVPDRRAKAPPRMKGEGELTAASGEPCHFPFRYQRKMHHSCLRDGLRGHRAWCATTENYDRDHKWTLCGEDKRVTDPCKPNPCENGGACKSSQDGYRCVCPARFHGRHCQKESCFEERLLAYFLEEERWLRYRSPSLEECHCAGGKAVCRPAHGKACPTNPCLNGGHCMEVKREPVCSCRNGYAGPFCDIDRRQACYTESGLLYRGMAHTTLSGAQCLPWDSHLLSHEFSSRSLRDALSLGLGGHAFCRNPDNDSRPWCYTMREEQLSWEFCSVPPCERHIAGAVDTVEVGARLEAKPTTTSPSNSSAQGCGQRYKKSLSLRSRVVGGMLALPGSHPYLAALSLGEHFCGGTLIASCWVLTAAHCLQHRPNISHISVGLGQTHYNRSAQGSTKLRVQDYVLHENYSQATKSHDIALVRLKAKAAGRCAEFSHSISPACLPRALEPLNASRPCEIAGWGHLYEGAEQLSESLQEAVLPIIPHEQCRSPELHGARVTTDMLCAGYLEGGTDACQGDSGGPLVCEEQGRATLRGIVSWGVGCGEQDKPGVYTNVARYLAWIQGHTG; this is translated from the exons ATGatgtccctgctgctgctgctggttctgCTGCTCAGCCCATGGGCAACCGTCCCG GACCGGCGTGCCAAGGCTCCGCCGAGGATGAAGGGCGAAGGTGAGT TGACGGCAGCCAGTGGggagccctgccacttcccctTCCGCTACCAGCGCAAGATGCACCATTCCTGCCTCCGGGACGGCCTGCGTGGCCACCGGGCCTG GTGCGCCACCACTGAGAACTATGACCGGGACCACAAGTGGACTCTCTGTGGGGAGGACAAGAGAGTGACAG ATCCCTGCAAGCCGAACCCCTGTGAGAACGGGGGTGCCTGCAAGAGCAGCCAGGATGGCTACCGCTGTGTGTGCCCTGCCCGCTTCCATGGCAGGCATTGCCAGAAAG AGAGCTGTTTCGAAGAGCGGCTGCTGGCGTATTTCCTTGAGGAAGAGAGGTGGCTGAGGTACCGGTCCCCCAGCCTGGAGGAGTGCCACTGTGCCGGCGGGAAGGCTGTCTGCCGGCCAGCCCATGGCAAGG ctTGCCCCACAAACCCCTGTCTGAATGGAGGGCACTGCATGGAAGTGAAGCGGGAGCCGGTCTGCAGCTGCCGGAATGGCTACGCTGGGCCGTTCTGTGACATAG ACCGGAGGCAGGCCTGTTACACCGAGAGTGGGCTCCTGTACAGGGGCATGGCCCACACCACCCTCTCTGGGGCACAATGCCTGCCCTGGGACTCTCACCTGCTGTCCCACGAGTTCTCCAGCCGCTCCTTGCGAGATGCACTCAGCCTGGGCCTGGGCGGGCACGCCTTCTGCAG GAACCCTGATAACGACAGCCGGCCCTGGTGCTACACGATGAGGGAGGAGCAGCTCAGCTGGGAGTTCTGCAGCGTCCCCCCATGCGAGCGGCACATAGCAG GTGCTGTGGACACAGTGGAAGTAGGGGCCCGGCTGGAGGCCAAGCCCACGACCACGAGCCCCAGCAACAGctctgctcagggctgtgggCAGCGGTACAAGAAGAGCTTGTCCCTGCGGAGCCGGGTTGTTGGTGGCATGCTGGCGCTGCCCGGCTCCCATCCCTACCTGGCAGCCCTGTCCCTGGGGGAGCACTTCTGCGGGGGGACCCTCATCGCCTCCTGCTGGGTGCTGACAGCTGCGCACTGTCTGCAGCACAG GCCGAACATCTCCCACATCTCTGTCGGGCTGGGGCAGACCCACTATAACAGGAGTGCACAGGGCTCCACCAAGCTCCGTGTGCAGGACTACGTGCTCCATGAGAACTACTCCCAGGCCACCAAGAGCCACGATATCG CGTTGGTGCGTTTGAAGGCAAAGGCTGCAGGCCGCTGTGCTGAGTTCTCCCACTCCATCTCGCCCGCCTGCCTGCCCCGCGCCTTGGAGCCTCTCAACGCCAGCAGGCCCTGCGAGATCGCTGGCTGGGGGCACCTGTATGAGG gggctgagcagctctCTGAGTCCCTGCAGGAAGCTGTGCTCCCCATTATCCCTCACGAGCAGTGCCGTTCCCCCGAGCTGCATGGGGCCAGGGTCACCACAGACATGCTGTGTGCTGGGTACCTGGAGGGGGGCACCGATGCCTGCCAG GGAGACTCTGGTGGACCGTTGGTGTGTGAGGAGCAGGGCCGGGCCACACTGCGCGGGATCGTCAGCTGGGGCGTGGGATGCGGAGAGCAGGACAAGCCCGGCGTCTACACCAACGTGGCCCGCTACCTCGCCTGGATACAGGGCCACACAGGCTAG